In the genome of Bryobacteraceae bacterium, one region contains:
- a CDS encoding response regulator transcription factor — MARVLVVEDEGHLADGLRYNLEAEGYDVECVETGESALEALAGTPDFQVIILDVMLPGIDGFEVARRLRAERRFTPILMLTARGRSQDVMQGFAAGADDYLPKPFELSILLVRLHALLRRLDWNREPAPETKAAGDVFEFAGRRLDFQNLELTWNGKAMRLTMMEVQLLRFLIDRRGQVVSRKTLLEQVWGVHEDTDTRAIDNFIARLRKYIEDEPAQPRHLLTVRGVGYRFEA; from the coding sequence GTGGCCCGCGTGCTCGTCGTGGAAGACGAGGGACACCTGGCCGACGGGCTCCGCTACAACCTCGAGGCCGAGGGCTACGATGTCGAATGCGTCGAGACCGGGGAGTCGGCTCTGGAAGCCCTCGCCGGAACGCCGGACTTCCAGGTCATCATTCTCGATGTGATGCTGCCCGGCATCGACGGATTCGAGGTGGCTCGCAGGCTGCGCGCCGAACGCCGGTTCACCCCCATCCTGATGCTCACGGCGCGGGGCCGCAGCCAGGACGTGATGCAGGGTTTTGCCGCCGGCGCCGACGACTACCTGCCGAAGCCGTTCGAACTCTCCATCCTGCTGGTGCGCCTCCACGCGTTGCTCCGCCGCCTCGATTGGAACCGGGAGCCTGCCCCGGAAACGAAGGCGGCCGGCGATGTATTCGAGTTCGCCGGCAGGCGCCTGGACTTCCAGAATCTCGAATTGACGTGGAACGGCAAAGCCATGCGCCTCACGATGATGGAGGTGCAACTGCTCCGGTTTCTAATCGACCGCCGCGGACAAGTGGTCTCGCGCAAGACTCTGCTCGAGCAGGTGTGGGGGGTGCACGAGGATACCGACACGCGGGCGATCGATAACTTCATCGCCCGGCTGCGGAAGTATATCGAGGACGAACCGGCGCAGCCGCGCCACTTGCTGACCGTCCGCGGCGTCGGCTATCGGTTCGAAGCCTGA
- a CDS encoding NADPH:quinone oxidoreductase family protein, giving the protein MRAWIVEQWGEPDSIGLRDARVPEPGPGEVLVRNRAVSLNFFDVLQIQGKYQVKPPFPFTPGAELAGEVERTGVGVTTFRPGDRVVGAPMLNALADYTVCKATNVFHMARGMSFAEGAALPIVYQTSLFALRERGQLRPGEWLLVHAAASGVGMSAIQIGRAWGARVIATASSEEKLSFARAQGAEVALNYSTPDWVDQVRQITGASRYAGGVDLVYDPVGGDIFDLSTKCIAPGGRLLVVGFASGRIPTIAANRILLKNMSVVGVLWGNHVLAHPRYAADAHAELSRMYEAGQIRPVIAHTYSMENAVEGLLSFTGRRVMGKVVVEL; this is encoded by the coding sequence AACAATGGGGGGAACCCGATTCGATCGGACTGCGCGACGCGCGCGTGCCGGAGCCGGGACCGGGCGAGGTTCTCGTCCGCAACCGCGCCGTCAGCCTGAACTTCTTCGATGTCCTGCAGATCCAGGGCAAGTACCAGGTGAAGCCGCCGTTCCCTTTCACGCCGGGCGCAGAACTGGCCGGCGAAGTGGAACGAACCGGAGTCGGGGTCACCACGTTCCGCCCCGGAGACCGCGTGGTTGGCGCGCCGATGCTCAATGCCCTCGCCGACTACACGGTCTGTAAGGCAACCAACGTTTTCCACATGGCTCGCGGTATGAGTTTCGCCGAGGGCGCCGCGCTGCCAATCGTTTACCAGACGTCGCTATTCGCGCTGCGCGAGCGCGGCCAGCTCCGCCCCGGCGAATGGCTGCTCGTGCACGCCGCCGCGAGCGGCGTGGGAATGTCGGCCATCCAGATCGGCCGGGCGTGGGGCGCGCGGGTGATCGCGACTGCATCGAGCGAGGAGAAACTCTCGTTCGCCCGGGCCCAGGGCGCCGAGGTGGCGCTCAACTACTCCACTCCGGATTGGGTCGACCAGGTCCGCCAGATCACCGGAGCCAGCCGCTACGCGGGCGGCGTCGATCTGGTCTACGATCCGGTGGGAGGCGACATTTTCGATCTGTCGACCAAGTGCATCGCCCCCGGCGGGCGGCTGCTCGTCGTCGGTTTCGCGAGCGGACGAATCCCCACGATCGCCGCCAACCGGATCCTCCTCAAGAACATGTCGGTGGTGGGCGTTCTCTGGGGCAACCACGTGCTGGCCCATCCCCGTTACGCCGCCGATGCCCATGCCGAGCTTTCGCGCATGTACGAAGCAGGCCAGATCCGGCCGGTGATCGCCCACACGTATTCGATGGAGAACGCCGTCGAGGGACTGCTGTCTTTCACCGGGCGTCGTGTGATGGGGAAGGTGGTCGTCGAGTTGTGA